From a single Aestuariibius sp. HNIBRBA575 genomic region:
- a CDS encoding SLC13 family permease, which translates to MTDIFALSQTGEAVLALTIVLVMFILFLRETFPTEVVAMTGVSMMLITGVLPYELALPVLANPAPWTIAAMFVIMGALVRTGALENLTSFATRHAKTRPALALGGLMGFVVLSSAIVSNTPVVVVMIPVFVQLARTMDLSASKLLIPLSYAAILGGTLTLIGTSTNLLVDGVARAQGLDGFSIFEVTPLAIILVIWGMIYLRFIAPRLLPDRDSMANLLSDRSKMRFFTEAVIPPDSNLIGRDAIGVQLFKREGVRLVDVVRGDTSLRRDLKAVQLQVGDRVVLRTAMTELLSLQRNKSLKRVDQVSAVETQTVEVLITPGCKMVGRTLGALRLRRRFGVYVLAVHRRNQNIGRQLDDLTVRVGDTLLLEGSPEDIQRLASDMDLVDVSHPSARAFRRAHAPIVIAALIGIVVLAALGVAPIFALSVLAVTLVLITRCIDAEEAFSFVEGRLLALIFSMLAIGAGLESSGAVEMLVNAVAPYVGMLPPFLIVWAVYLLTSVLTELVSNNAVAVVVTPIAIGLATALGLDPRPLVVAVMVAASASFATPIGYQTNTLVYGPGGYKFSDFMRVGIPLNLSIGLLASAAIPFLWSL; encoded by the coding sequence ATGACTGATATTTTTGCACTTTCCCAAACCGGCGAGGCCGTGTTGGCCCTGACCATCGTTTTGGTGATGTTCATTCTGTTTTTGCGCGAAACATTCCCAACCGAAGTTGTGGCGATGACAGGCGTGTCGATGATGCTGATCACCGGGGTGCTGCCCTATGAATTGGCGTTGCCGGTTTTGGCCAACCCCGCGCCGTGGACGATTGCGGCGATGTTTGTGATCATGGGCGCCTTGGTGCGCACCGGCGCGTTGGAAAACCTGACCAGCTTTGCCACGCGGCATGCCAAAACCCGCCCGGCATTGGCGCTGGGGGGATTGATGGGATTTGTCGTCCTCAGCTCGGCGATTGTGTCCAACACGCCGGTGGTTGTGGTGATGATCCCAGTCTTTGTGCAGCTGGCGCGCACGATGGATTTGTCGGCCTCTAAGTTGTTGATACCGCTGTCATATGCGGCCATTCTGGGCGGGACATTGACGCTGATCGGGACGTCAACTAACCTGTTGGTGGACGGGGTTGCGCGCGCGCAGGGATTGGACGGTTTTTCCATCTTTGAGGTCACGCCGCTGGCGATCATTTTGGTGATCTGGGGCATGATTTATTTGCGCTTTATTGCGCCACGCCTGCTGCCTGATCGCGACAGCATGGCGAACCTATTGTCGGATCGATCCAAAATGCGGTTTTTCACCGAGGCCGTGATCCCCCCCGACAGCAACCTGATCGGACGCGACGCGATTGGCGTGCAATTGTTCAAACGCGAAGGCGTGCGGCTGGTCGATGTGGTGCGCGGCGATACATCCCTGCGGCGCGATTTGAAGGCGGTGCAATTGCAGGTCGGCGACCGGGTGGTTTTGCGCACCGCGATGACCGAATTGCTGAGCTTGCAACGCAATAAATCCCTGAAACGCGTCGACCAAGTCAGCGCGGTTGAAACCCAAACCGTTGAAGTTTTGATCACACCGGGCTGTAAAATGGTGGGGCGCACATTGGGCGCACTGCGATTGCGGCGTCGATTTGGGGTCTATGTTTTGGCGGTGCATCGGCGCAATCAAAACATCGGTCGCCAATTGGATGATCTGACCGTGCGCGTGGGCGACACATTGTTGCTGGAAGGGTCCCCAGAGGACATCCAGCGGCTGGCCAGCGATATGGATCTGGTCGACGTTTCGCACCCATCCGCACGGGCATTTCGCCGTGCCCATGCGCCGATTGTGATCGCAGCGCTGATCGGGATTGTGGTGTTGGCCGCGCTGGGTGTCGCGCCGATTTTTGCGCTGTCAGTGCTGGCCGTGACCTTGGTCCTGATCACCCGCTGCATCGACGCAGAAGAGGCGTTTTCCTTTGTCGAGGGCCGCCTATTGGCGCTGATTTTTTCCATGCTGGCCATTGGGGCCGGGCTGGAATCGTCGGGCGCCGTTGAAATGCTGGTCAATGCCGTCGCGCCCTATGTGGGCATGTTGCCGCCGTTCCTGATTGTTTGGGCGGTGTATTTGCTGACATCCGTGTTGACCGAATTGGTGTCCAACAATGCCGTTGCCGTGGTGGTGACGCCCATTGCCATCGGTTTGGCAACCGCTCTTGGGCTTGATCCACGGCCGTTGGTGGTGGCGGTGATGGTGGCCGCATCAGCCAGTTTTGCCACGCCAATTGGCTATCAGACCAACACGTTAGTTTACGGTCCCGGCGGCTATAAATTCAGCGATTTCATGCGCGTGGGCATCCCGCTGAACCTCAGCATTGGGTTGCTTGCCTCGGCCGCGATCCCGTTTTTATGGTCGCTATAG
- a CDS encoding NADPH:quinone oxidoreductase family protein, producing the protein MRAYQTLSFDTPPQLVDVPLTIPVKGEVLVNVEACGLNFADLLMTRGQYQDTPEPPFTLGLEICGTVAQLGPDTKGPAIGTRVAIFGGQGGLAEQGCFDVSRCVPVPDSMSSTVAAGFMVAYGTSHLALSRRARLQPGETLLVTGAAGGVGLTAVEIGKRMGARVIGLARGAEKCAIAQQAGADHVFDSGDPDLLQKLKDLGGVDVVYEAIGGDLFKTALRACNREARILAIGFAGGDVPQVPANHLLVKNVDVIGFYWGGYLKFAPQALTDSLATLMQWHAQGKLSPHISHVLPLDRADDALALLRDRKSTGKVVVTP; encoded by the coding sequence ATGCGCGCCTATCAGACCTTGTCTTTTGACACTCCTCCACAGCTCGTCGATGTTCCGTTAACCATTCCCGTCAAAGGAGAGGTATTGGTTAACGTCGAGGCTTGCGGTTTGAATTTCGCTGACTTGCTGATGACGCGTGGTCAATACCAAGACACCCCAGAGCCGCCCTTTACCCTCGGCCTAGAGATTTGCGGGACGGTTGCGCAACTGGGACCCGACACAAAAGGCCCCGCCATTGGAACCCGGGTGGCTATTTTTGGCGGTCAGGGTGGTCTGGCGGAACAGGGGTGTTTTGACGTCTCCCGCTGCGTGCCTGTGCCCGATAGCATGTCATCCACCGTAGCCGCCGGGTTTATGGTGGCTTATGGCACATCCCACCTTGCGTTGTCTCGGCGTGCGCGATTGCAACCGGGGGAAACATTGCTGGTCACGGGGGCAGCGGGCGGTGTGGGTCTGACTGCGGTTGAAATCGGAAAACGGATGGGGGCGCGCGTGATTGGTCTGGCACGGGGCGCGGAAAAATGCGCCATCGCCCAACAGGCCGGTGCGGATCACGTCTTTGACAGTGGCGATCCGGATTTGTTGCAAAAGTTAAAGGACCTTGGGGGCGTGGACGTGGTGTATGAGGCGATTGGGGGGGATTTGTTCAAAACCGCCCTGCGGGCCTGTAACCGCGAAGCCCGTATTCTGGCCATCGGATTTGCCGGTGGGGACGTGCCTCAGGTGCCGGCAAACCATCTGTTGGTTAAAAACGTCGATGTCATTGGGTTTTATTGGGGCGGTTATTTGAAATTCGCCCCCCAAGCGTTGACCGATTCCCTTGCTACGCTGATGCAATGGCATGCCCAAGGCAAACTCAGCCCGCATATATCACATGTTTTGCCGCTGGATCGGGCCGACGACGCGCTGGCCCTGCTCAGAGATCGCAAATCCACCGGCAAGGTTGTCGTGACGCCTTAA
- a CDS encoding TIGR00282 family metallophosphoesterase, whose protein sequence is MRIMFLGDVMGRAGRAAITHHLPKLRQEWRLDFVVVNGENATGGMGLSGNHAKLILEAGADVITLGDHAFDQKDMLQFSEQEPRIIRPLNFSKSAPGKGARVFAATNGRKVLVAQVLGQVFMKRPFDDPFSAVDTVMKAHPMGGMVQASLIDMHCEATSEKMAMGHYCDGRASIVVGTHTHVPTGDAQILNGGTAFQTDAGMCGDYNSVIGMEKTEPLRRFITGMPKDRFSPALGDATLSGLYVETDDRTGKATRVEMVRQGGRLAPAGPN, encoded by the coding sequence ATGCGTATTATGTTTCTAGGCGATGTCATGGGCCGCGCGGGGCGCGCTGCCATTACCCACCACCTTCCTAAGCTGCGGCAGGAATGGCGGCTGGATTTTGTTGTGGTCAATGGCGAAAACGCCACCGGCGGCATGGGCCTGTCGGGCAATCACGCCAAACTTATCCTAGAAGCAGGCGCCGATGTGATCACGCTGGGCGATCATGCCTTTGATCAAAAGGACATGCTGCAGTTTTCCGAACAGGAACCGCGCATCATTCGTCCGCTGAATTTTTCCAAATCTGCACCGGGCAAAGGCGCGCGCGTGTTTGCCGCCACCAATGGCCGCAAGGTTCTGGTCGCGCAGGTTTTGGGCCAAGTGTTCATGAAACGCCCGTTTGATGATCCGTTTTCAGCGGTTGATACCGTGATGAAAGCCCATCCCATGGGTGGCATGGTGCAGGCCAGCCTGATCGACATGCATTGCGAAGCCACATCTGAAAAAATGGCCATGGGCCATTATTGCGATGGCCGCGCCAGCATCGTGGTTGGCACGCATACCCATGTCCCGACGGGTGATGCGCAGATCCTAAACGGTGGCACGGCGTTTCAGACCGATGCTGGCATGTGTGGCGACTATAATTCCGTGATCGGTATGGAAAAAACCGAACCATTGCGCCGGTTTATCACTGGCATGCCAAAGGATCGGTTCAGCCCCGCACTGGGGGATGCCACATTGTCTGGCTTGTATGTGGAAACCGATGATCGCACCGGCAAAGCCACCCGAGTGGAAATGGTGCGCCAAGGTGGCCGACTGGCCCCCGCGGGGCCGAATTAG
- a CDS encoding inositol monophosphatase family protein, producing the protein MTRTEMSPKPPLTTIEQNQIVLVAHRLADAARVETLAHFRNQALTEDNKLAKGFDPVTVGDRNAERAMRDILDRDRPDDAILGEEFGAKPGKSGLTWVLDPIDGTRGFISGTPTWGVLISIADETGPLYGIIDQPYIGERFEGGFGRADMNGPQGPRKLCSHAPRDLSDAIVLSTFPEINTPRDQQGFQAVANKTKLTRYGMDCYGYALIATGQVDLVIEAGLQAYDIQAPIAVVQAAGGVVTNWRGDPAHQGGQVIAAANAQIHAQALALLAPFAD; encoded by the coding sequence ATGACACGCACCGAAATGTCCCCAAAACCACCCCTGACAACCATCGAACAAAACCAAATTGTGCTGGTGGCGCATCGGTTGGCGGATGCGGCTCGTGTTGAAACACTGGCCCATTTTCGCAACCAAGCCCTGACCGAAGACAACAAACTGGCCAAAGGGTTTGATCCCGTAACCGTTGGGGATCGCAACGCCGAACGTGCCATGCGCGATATTCTAGATCGTGACCGCCCGGACGATGCCATTCTGGGCGAAGAGTTCGGCGCCAAGCCGGGAAAATCCGGTCTGACCTGGGTGTTGGACCCGATTGATGGCACACGTGGGTTTATATCGGGCACGCCGACTTGGGGCGTTTTGATTTCGATCGCGGATGAAACAGGCCCGCTTTATGGGATCATCGATCAGCCCTATATTGGCGAACGTTTTGAGGGTGGCTTTGGCCGTGCTGATATGAACGGACCGCAGGGACCGCGCAAATTATGCAGCCACGCGCCGCGGGATTTATCCGACGCGATTGTGTTGTCGACCTTTCCCGAAATCAACACGCCGCGTGATCAGCAAGGGTTCCAAGCCGTTGCAAACAAAACGAAATTAACCCGCTATGGGATGGATTGTTACGGATATGCTTTGATCGCGACCGGGCAGGTGGATCTGGTGATCGAGGCAGGATTGCAGGCCTATGACATCCAAGCGCCCATCGCCGTGGTGCAGGCCGCAGGGGGCGTGGTGACCAATTGGCGCGGCGACCCCGCCCACCAAGGCGGTCAGGTGATCGCTGCGGCCAATGCCCAAATTCACGCACAAGCCTTGGCGCTTTTGGCCCCGTTTGCTGACTAA
- a CDS encoding LysR family transcriptional regulator, giving the protein MLRNLDMTALRSFVAVADSGGVTRAAGLLNLTQSAVSMQLKRLEESLDANLLDRTGRTIGLTPAGEQLVSQARQILTLNDQIVRKLTSQEFEGEIVLGVPHDVVYPAIPQVLKQFARDYPRVKVHLISSFTRRLKEIFAKGEADVILSTETGVESGGETLASRRLTWVGAPNGTAWKERPLRLAFEERCIFRAGVQRRLDEAGIPWEMAVESNSTRTIEATVSADLAIYAMLDGTEPPYFERINHNGALPELRDNQINVYHSDVGEGPIVGDLVNLLRTMITD; this is encoded by the coding sequence ATGTTGCGAAATTTGGACATGACGGCCCTGCGCAGTTTTGTGGCGGTGGCTGATTCTGGGGGGGTGACGCGGGCGGCCGGATTGCTGAATCTGACCCAATCCGCGGTGTCTATGCAGTTGAAACGACTAGAAGAAAGCCTGGACGCGAACCTGCTTGATCGCACGGGGCGCACCATTGGCCTGACCCCGGCCGGGGAACAATTGGTGTCTCAGGCGCGGCAAATTCTGACGTTGAACGATCAAATTGTACGTAAATTGACGTCTCAGGAATTCGAAGGCGAAATTGTATTGGGGGTGCCGCATGATGTGGTCTATCCGGCGATTCCTCAGGTCCTGAAACAATTCGCGCGCGACTATCCGCGGGTAAAAGTTCATCTGATTTCGTCGTTTACCCGCCGATTGAAGGAAATTTTTGCCAAAGGAGAGGCCGATGTCATCCTGTCCACGGAAACCGGTGTGGAATCGGGGGGCGAAACCTTGGCGTCGCGTCGATTGACATGGGTTGGTGCGCCAAACGGAACCGCATGGAAAGAGCGGCCTTTGCGATTGGCGTTTGAAGAACGCTGCATTTTTCGCGCCGGTGTTCAGCGACGGTTAGATGAAGCAGGGATCCCTTGGGAAATGGCGGTTGAAAGCAATTCAACTCGCACAATCGAAGCGACGGTGAGCGCGGATTTGGCGATTTACGCCATGTTGGACGGGACCGAACCGCCTTATTTTGAGCGGATCAATCACAACGGAGCCCTGCCAGAGCTGCGCGACAATCAGATCAACGTCTATCACAGTGATGTGGGCGAAGGCCCGATTGTCGGGGATTTGGTCAACCTGTTGCGAACCATGATCACGGATTAA
- the mgtE gene encoding magnesium transporter translates to MDEVKSAVKDRDSLALAALFEPLHAADIADVIEQTDEKHRADLLGLMKSTLEGDVLSELDESLREEVLDALNPDQLAEAVRDLESDDVVDLLEDLDETQQEAVLEHLEPLDRVAVEKSLAYPEESAGRLMQVEVVRAPDHWSVGETIDFLREQTDELPEQFYHVILVDPRMKPIGNVTLGRLLGSHRDVKLTDIKEEVFQTIPVDQDEGEVAYAFNQYHLISAPVVDENDRLVGVITIDDAMVVLDEEHEEDILRLAGVGDGSLSDRVWDTVGRRFPWLAVNLVTAILASLVIAQFEAVIAGFVALAVLMPIVASMGGNAGTQSLTVAVRAIATKDLTGSNVWRVIRREVMVGLVNGLIFAIVMGIVGMIWFGAPMLGVVIGVAMVVNLVIAGLAGTIIPVALEKLKIDPALASGAFVTTVTDVVGFFAFLGLAAMVLL, encoded by the coding sequence ATGGATGAGGTTAAATCAGCCGTCAAAGATCGTGATTCGCTGGCATTGGCCGCACTGTTTGAACCGCTGCACGCGGCCGACATCGCCGATGTCATAGAACAAACCGACGAAAAACACCGCGCCGACCTGCTTGGCCTGATGAAGAGCACCCTGGAAGGGGACGTTCTGTCAGAGCTGGATGAATCCCTGCGCGAAGAAGTTCTGGATGCGCTGAACCCCGATCAACTGGCCGAAGCGGTCCGTGATCTGGAAAGCGATGACGTCGTTGATCTGCTCGAAGATCTGGACGAAACCCAGCAAGAGGCGGTGCTGGAACATCTGGAACCGTTGGACCGGGTCGCGGTTGAAAAATCCCTGGCCTATCCCGAGGAATCCGCCGGACGCTTGATGCAAGTGGAGGTCGTGCGCGCGCCAGATCACTGGAGCGTCGGCGAAACCATTGATTTTCTGCGCGAACAAACCGACGAATTGCCCGAACAATTTTACCACGTCATTCTGGTTGATCCCCGGATGAAGCCCATTGGCAATGTCACCCTGGGTCGGTTGCTGGGGTCCCATCGAGACGTCAAGCTGACGGATATCAAAGAAGAGGTTTTTCAAACCATTCCCGTGGATCAGGACGAAGGCGAAGTGGCCTATGCGTTCAATCAATACCACCTGATTTCCGCCCCGGTTGTGGATGAAAATGACCGGCTGGTGGGTGTGATTACCATCGATGATGCGATGGTGGTTCTGGACGAAGAACACGAAGAAGACATTCTGCGGCTTGCCGGTGTTGGCGACGGGTCGCTGTCAGATCGGGTCTGGGACACAGTCGGGCGGCGCTTTCCTTGGTTGGCGGTCAATTTGGTCACCGCGATCCTTGCTTCATTGGTGATTGCCCAATTCGAAGCGGTGATTGCCGGGTTTGTGGCCTTGGCGGTATTGATGCCGATTGTGGCGTCCATGGGCGGCAATGCGGGCACCCAATCCCTGACCGTGGCCGTGCGCGCCATCGCCACGAAGGATTTGACCGGATCCAACGTCTGGCGCGTGATCCGCCGCGAAGTGATGGTCGGGCTGGTCAACGGGCTGATCTTTGCGATTGTGATGGGCATTGTTGGCATGATCTGGTTTGGCGCGCCCATGCTGGGGGTGGTCATTGGCGTCGCCATGGTCGTTAATCTGGTGATTGCTGGCCTAGCCGGGACAATCATCCCGGTGGCGCTTGAAAAATTGAAAATCGACCCGGCGCTGGCATCAGGTGCGTTTGTGACAACGGTCACGGATGTCGTTGGTTTCTTTGCCTTTCTGGGACTGGCCGCGATGGTGTTGCTATGA
- a CDS encoding glutamine amidotransferase, translated as MKKFLILQLRPEAEVSDDEFTAILRKGGLTADQTHRIRLDIEDIPSSLNVTDYAGVIVGGGPGCVSDSPAQKTPMEARIEAEVLGLMPQIIEQDHPFMGCCYGIGILAHHLGADVNKSQYGESVGPTICQMTDAGAQDPMLANMPSTFSAFVGHKEAVQHLPDGCVHLLASDPCPFQMIRHGQNVYATQFHPEADADGFETRIKFYKDKGYFDPADAGKLIDMCRASDVVEPEKILRNFVQRYR; from the coding sequence ATGAAAAAGTTTTTGATCCTGCAATTGCGCCCCGAGGCCGAAGTTTCGGACGATGAATTTACCGCCATCCTCAGAAAAGGTGGTCTGACGGCGGATCAAACCCATCGGATTCGGTTGGATATCGAAGATATTCCATCATCGTTGAACGTGACGGATTATGCCGGTGTGATTGTTGGCGGCGGGCCGGGCTGTGTGTCTGACAGCCCCGCGCAGAAAACCCCGATGGAGGCCCGGATCGAAGCCGAAGTCCTGGGACTGATGCCGCAGATTATTGAACAAGATCATCCCTTTATGGGCTGTTGTTACGGGATCGGCATTCTGGCGCATCATCTGGGGGCCGATGTCAATAAATCCCAATACGGCGAATCTGTCGGCCCGACGATCTGTCAGATGACCGATGCAGGCGCGCAGGATCCGATGTTGGCGAATATGCCGTCGACGTTTTCGGCCTTTGTTGGCCACAAAGAAGCGGTGCAACACCTGCCAGACGGCTGCGTGCATTTGCTGGCCTCTGATCCGTGCCCGTTTCAAATGATCCGCCATGGTCAGAACGTCTATGCCACCCAATTCCACCCCGAAGCGGATGCAGACGGGTTTGAAACGCGCATTAAGTTCTACAAAGACAAAGGCTATTTCGACCCCGCTGATGCAGGCAAGTTGATCGATATGTGCCGCGCTTCGGATGTGGTTGAGCCAGAAAAAATCCTACGGAATTTTGTGCAGCGCTATCGCTAA
- a CDS encoding DUF1127 domain-containing protein yields MATMIQTAACAPRKVSLLKRLSDAHSLFRQRRALAKLDATALKDIGLSTADVLIETQRPLWDAPSNWRG; encoded by the coding sequence ATGGCCACCATGATCCAAACCGCCGCCTGCGCCCCACGCAAAGTTAGCCTGCTTAAGCGTCTGTCCGATGCGCATTCCCTGTTCCGTCAGCGCCGCGCCCTTGCAAAATTGGACGCAACTGCGCTGAAAGACATCGGTCTGAGCACAGCAGACGTTCTGATCGAAACACAACGCCCCCTCTGGGACGCGCCATCCAACTGGCGTGGGTGA
- a CDS encoding 5-formyltetrahydrofolate cyclo-ligase, which translates to MNDLIEIKNAARKAAFERRKGAFDAGLGSAALLSSVLAGYRGVPLSGFMPIRTEISPLPAMEEAAAHGPVGIPVIRGAGQPLVFSQWEPGCELIDGPFGARIPATETLITPQILIVPLVAFDRNGGRLGYGGGFYDRTLEGLRANGPALAIGFAFAAQEAEDLPLEPTDQPLDMMITEREIIEFS; encoded by the coding sequence ATGAATGATCTGATCGAAATAAAAAACGCCGCCCGCAAGGCTGCCTTTGAACGGCGCAAAGGTGCCTTTGATGCCGGGCTGGGCTCTGCGGCGCTGTTGTCGTCGGTTTTGGCCGGCTATCGCGGCGTGCCCCTGTCGGGGTTCATGCCGATCCGCACCGAAATATCCCCCCTGCCCGCCATGGAAGAAGCCGCCGCCCACGGCCCCGTTGGCATCCCCGTTATCCGCGGTGCAGGCCAGCCATTGGTGTTTTCGCAATGGGAACCGGGCTGTGAATTGATCGACGGTCCGTTTGGGGCGCGCATTCCCGCCACGGAAACCCTGATCACGCCGCAAATCCTGATCGTGCCTCTGGTGGCGTTTGATCGCAATGGCGGCCGTTTGGGCTATGGCGGTGGGTTCTATGACCGCACCTTGGAGGGCCTGCGCGCCAATGGTCCAGCGCTGGCGATCGGGTTTGCCTTTGCGGCCCAAGAGGCAGAGGATTTGCCGCTGGAACCCACCGATCAGCCGCTGGATATGATGATCACCGAACGTGAAATCATCGAATTCAGCTAA
- a CDS encoding helix-turn-helix domain-containing protein, with translation MKHPVDVHVGKRIRHRRWMIGTTQQQLAEKVGIKFQQIQKYETGMNRVSASRLWDIAHALDVPVSFFFEGLAAGDMPQTDGSMPSDILSDREALELLRSYYAIPENQRRRLFDLARVLSEAA, from the coding sequence ATGAAACACCCAGTTGATGTCCATGTGGGAAAACGCATTCGCCACCGCCGCTGGATGATCGGAACGACACAACAACAGCTTGCTGAAAAAGTTGGGATCAAATTCCAGCAGATTCAAAAATACGAAACCGGCATGAACCGCGTCAGCGCGTCTCGGCTCTGGGATATTGCGCACGCATTGGATGTGCCTGTGTCCTTCTTCTTTGAAGGTTTGGCCGCCGGTGACATGCCCCAGACTGATGGCTCTATGCCCAGCGATATCCTGTCAGATCGCGAAGCGCTTGAACTGCTGCGGTCCTATTACGCGATTCCTGAAAATCAACGCCGCCGCCTGTTTGATCTGGCGCGTGTTCTGTCAGAAGCCGCTTAA
- a CDS encoding SLC13 family permease, with translation MTQDQILLFTLFAVVFGMLLWGRYRYDLVAFSALMIAVVLGLVPSKDAFAGFGHPATLVVALVLVVSAGLVRSGAVHLITRTLVSPNTPLGGHITLMGLIGGVLSAFMNNVAALALLMPVDMQTARKAGRAPGLSLMPLSFATILGGMVTLIGTPPNIIIAAIREDQLGEPFGMFDFAPVGGIAAITGLIFVALIGWRLIPKAATENDAAKKLMETSAYIAELAVPEGNKKLGQKLSDLDEDAAKADVGILGLIRDGKRRFGAGRNVTLKAGDILILEAAPDALDEFRVALNLEFIDESRKEIVAGEADGLSLIEVVVPRDARIAGKTSQAVGLHWRQRSILVGISRQGKRITSQLRRTIIKPGDILLLLAPSDRADAVADWLGCLPLADRGLTVTENSKIWLAIGLFAGAVAAASFGFIYLPVALGLVVVAYVLTRIVPLAELYDHIEWPVVVLLGSMIPLGAALEASGGTELIAGGLLNLTDGLPAWMILTLLMVVTMTLSDVLNNTATAIVAAPIGIQMAQNLGVSPDPFLMAVAIAASAAFLTPIGHKNNTLILGPGGYRFGDYWRMGLPLEILVVAVSIPSILVFWPLSG, from the coding sequence ATGACCCAAGATCAAATCCTGCTGTTCACCCTATTCGCTGTTGTCTTTGGCATGTTGCTATGGGGGCGCTATCGCTATGATCTGGTGGCGTTTTCTGCGTTGATGATCGCCGTCGTTCTGGGCTTGGTCCCGTCCAAAGACGCCTTTGCCGGGTTCGGCCACCCCGCGACATTGGTGGTGGCTTTGGTCTTGGTTGTGTCGGCTGGGCTGGTGCGGTCCGGGGCGGTGCATTTGATCACCCGCACATTGGTGTCGCCCAACACGCCGCTGGGTGGGCATATCACTTTGATGGGTCTGATCGGTGGGGTTCTGTCGGCGTTTATGAACAATGTCGCAGCGCTGGCGCTGTTGATGCCGGTTGATATGCAAACCGCCCGCAAAGCAGGCCGCGCACCGGGGCTGAGCCTGATGCCGCTATCCTTTGCCACCATTCTGGGCGGCATGGTCACGTTGATTGGCACGCCGCCCAACATCATCATCGCCGCCATCCGCGAGGACCAATTGGGCGAACCATTTGGGATGTTTGATTTTGCCCCCGTGGGCGGGATCGCGGCCATCACGGGGCTGATTTTTGTGGCATTGATCGGCTGGCGATTGATCCCCAAAGCCGCCACCGAAAACGACGCCGCCAAAAAGCTGATGGAAACATCTGCCTATATCGCGGAATTGGCCGTGCCTGAGGGGAACAAGAAACTGGGCCAGAAACTGTCTGATCTGGACGAAGACGCCGCTAAGGCGGATGTGGGCATTTTGGGGCTCATTCGGGATGGCAAACGTCGGTTTGGGGCAGGGCGCAATGTGACGCTAAAGGCGGGGGATATTTTGATCCTAGAGGCCGCGCCAGATGCGTTGGACGAATTTCGCGTGGCCCTAAACCTTGAATTCATTGATGAAAGCCGCAAAGAAATCGTAGCCGGTGAGGCAGACGGTCTGTCCCTGATCGAAGTGGTTGTGCCGCGTGATGCGCGGATCGCTGGCAAAACATCCCAAGCGGTGGGGCTGCATTGGCGGCAGCGATCCATATTGGTCGGCATTTCCCGTCAGGGCAAACGGATCACATCGCAATTGCGCCGCACCATCATCAAACCCGGTGATATTTTGCTGCTTTTGGCCCCGTCTGACCGGGCTGATGCGGTCGCGGATTGGCTGGGCTGTTTGCCATTGGCGGATCGCGGTCTGACGGTGACGGAAAACTCAAAAATCTGGTTGGCCATTGGGTTATTTGCAGGTGCTGTGGCCGCGGCGTCGTTCGGGTTCATCTACCTCCCGGTCGCCTTGGGCTTGGTGGTGGTGGCGTATGTTTTGACGCGCATTGTGCCGCTGGCAGAACTCTATGATCACATCGAATGGCCGGTGGTGGTGTTGCTGGGATCAATGATCCCACTTGGCGCCGCCCTAGAGGCATCGGGCGGCACCGAATTGATCGCCGGTGGCTTGCTAAACCTCACGGACGGCTTGCCCGCTTGGATGATCCTGACATTGCTGATGGTGGTGACCATGACCCTGTCGGATGTGTTAAACAACACGGCCACGGCCATTGTCGCCGCGCCAATCGGCATCCAAATGGCACAGAACTTGGGCGTGTCACCCGATCCGTTTTTGATGGCTGTGGCCATTGCCGCTTCGGCGGCGTTCCTCACCCCAATTGGCCATAAAAACAACACCTTGATCCTTGGCCCCGGCGGCTATCGGTTCGGCGATTATTGGCGAATGGGGCTGCCGCTGGAAATCTTGGTTGTTGCGGTTTCGATCCCATCCATACTGGTTTTTTGGCCGCTATCAGGCTAA